The following nucleotide sequence is from Streptomyces brevispora.
TTCGACCACGACCACCCGTCGAAGATGCAGGCCACCACCGACATCAGCTGGATCCCGGCGCTCGACGTCCGCATCCATCTCGGCATCGACGGCATCTCACTCCCCCTCCTCGTACTGACCGCGCTGCTGACCTTCCTCTGCGCGCTCCACAGCTACTTCAAGCTGCCCGCGGGCCCCTCCCCGAAGGCGTTCGTCGCACTGATCCTCGTCCTGGAGTCCGGCACCCTCGCGACCTTCGCCGTCCTCGATCTGCTGCTGTTCTTCCTGGCGTTCGAGATGGTCCTCATCCCGATGTACTTCCTCATCGCCCGCTGGGGCGGTGCGCAGAAGCAGGCAGCCGCCTGGAAATTCATCCTCTACACACTGCTCGGCTCGGTCGTCATGCTGCTGGGCCTGCTCCTCATCGGACTGAAGAGCGGCACCTTCGACATGGTGGCACTCGCCACTGACAACGGCCGCGGCCTCACCTCGTCCGTGCAGGTCATCGCCGTTCTCGCGATCGGGATCGGACTCGCGGTCAAGACCCCGATGTGGCCGCTGCACAGCTGGCTCCCGGACGCCCACACAGCCGCCCCCACCGTCGGCTCGGTCCTCCTCGCGGGCGTCCTGCTGAAAATGGGCACGTACGGATTCGTCCGGATCCTGCTCCCGGTCGCCCCCGACGGCATGCACACCTTCGCGCCCTACCTCGCGGCGTTCGCGGTCGCCGGCATCATCTACGGATCGCTCGCCTGCCTGGCCCTCGCCAGACCCGGCGCCAAGGGCGACCTGAAGCGCCTGATCGCGTACTCCTCCGTCGGCCACATGGGCTTCGTGCTCCTCGGCATCGCGAGCATGACCCCCACCGGTGTCAACGGCGCGCTCTTCGCCAACATCGCCCACGGGCTCATCACCGGCCTGCTGTTCTTCCTGGCCGGCGCGGTCAAGGACCGGTACGGCACCGCCGACCTCGACACCCTCTCCGGTGCCACCGGCGCCGCGCTCTACGGCAGCGCGCCCCGCCTCGGCGGCCTCCTCGCGTTCACCGCGGTGGCCTCCCTCGGCCTGCCCGGCCTCGCCGGGTTCTGGGGCGAGATGCTCGCACTGTTCGGCGCCTTCGACCCCGCCGACGGCCTGAGCCGCCCCGCCTTCCTGACCTTCATGTCGGTCGCCGCGTTCGGCACCCTGCTCACCGCCGCGTACATGCTCATCCTGGTACGCCGCGTCTGCATGGGCGCCAAGCGCGAGGAACCCCACCGGATCCCCGACATCCAGAACCACGAGTTCGCCGCCTGGACCCCCCTCGCCGCCCTCACCGTCCTGGCCGGCCTGTGGCCCGCCGTCCTCCTCGGCCTCACCGACCCGGCCGTGCAGAAGCTCCTCGCAGGAGGCAAGTCGTGACCACAGCGGCCGAGAGCACCACCAGCCTCGTCCAGTCCGTCGACTGGCTCGCCATCGCGCCCCCGGTCACCGTCGCGGCCGTCGCACTCGTCGTCCTGGTCGCCGACCTCTTCGTACCCCGGACACACAAACCGCTCCTCGGCTACGGAGCCGTCGCCGGACTCGTGGCCGCCCTCGCCCTCCTCGTCCCACTGCGCGACGGCGACCGCTCCACCTTCTGCCTCACCACCGGCACCCGCGCCTGCAGCTACACCGCCGACCACTTCACCCTGATCATCCAGGTCCTCGTGCTCGGCGGAGCCCTGCTCACCGCGCTGCTCTCGATCGGCGACACCCGCAAGCTCCCGGCCGGCGAGTTCTGGTTCCTGCTGCTGTCCTCCGCCGCGGGCGCCGCGCTGCTGCCCGCCGCCCGCGACCTCGCCACCCTCGTCGTCGCCCTCGAAGTCGCCTCGCTGCCCGCGTTCGCCCTCGTCGGCATCAAGCGCGGCGACCGGCGCTCCTCCGAGGCCGCTCTGAAGTTCTTCCTGTCCTCCGTCGTCGCGACCGCCGTGATGCTCCTCGGCGTCAGCTTCGTCTACGCGGCGACCGGCACCCTCCACCTCACCGAGAT
It contains:
- a CDS encoding complex I subunit 4 family protein; this encodes MQFLLAFIVVVPLLGAVAALLPAPPGLKGRNPDQAVLRHGVTVTGVILVATIVLAAGFDHDHPSKMQATTDISWIPALDVRIHLGIDGISLPLLVLTALLTFLCALHSYFKLPAGPSPKAFVALILVLESGTLATFAVLDLLLFFLAFEMVLIPMYFLIARWGGAQKQAAAWKFILYTLLGSVVMLLGLLLIGLKSGTFDMVALATDNGRGLTSSVQVIAVLAIGIGLAVKTPMWPLHSWLPDAHTAAPTVGSVLLAGVLLKMGTYGFVRILLPVAPDGMHTFAPYLAAFAVAGIIYGSLACLALARPGAKGDLKRLIAYSSVGHMGFVLLGIASMTPTGVNGALFANIAHGLITGLLFFLAGAVKDRYGTADLDTLSGATGAALYGSAPRLGGLLAFTAVASLGLPGLAGFWGEMLALFGAFDPADGLSRPAFLTFMSVAAFGTLLTAAYMLILVRRVCMGAKREEPHRIPDIQNHEFAAWTPLAALTVLAGLWPAVLLGLTDPAVQKLLAGGKS